From the Acidicapsa ligni genome, one window contains:
- a CDS encoding alpha/beta hydrolase-fold protein: MNNRRIASLLSCLLFFLVHSVAAQNVLLPGKVEAHEIEGGKAQTYSLELKDGDYASISLPQQGKLNITVLRPDRSVMRRFPEPLEDADKQYAFVAEGSGTYSIRVANPETQSSKYELRLDKVLSMNARLQAPTSWIDPNPSPRIEALRQQILRDHVGTGDFWKQVAKEGTPLVEPFGSNGKYQLVTFLWRATYDTRNVLVLGSLAVPNLPRTQYVMHRLDNTDVWYWTVKLPAGARFSYHLSPNDSPNEDQRSATAQSDPLNAHRVECLPTSTRFACRSLAELPGAPPQPWLVKNASTPQGKVEMFTVHSEIQKFDRLISIYTPAGYRSDGPLNRLLMLFDGDEYLSPTMNIRTTMDNLIAAHRIPPTVVVLVFNPDGKRLKELVANPEFADSMAKEVVPWVWVHYSVAHDATQTVVGGYSAGGLAANYLALRYSSIFGNVISQSGAVWWSPEQGIYDRDPMYDSNWLARQFAASPRLPVKFYIEAGLFEIDLGGTGGDILEASRELRDVLQAKGNDVHFHQFAGGHDALTWPGTIADALIELLGR, translated from the coding sequence ATGAATAATCGACGTATTGCATCACTTCTAAGCTGCTTACTGTTCTTCTTGGTGCATTCCGTTGCCGCCCAGAATGTGCTGCTCCCCGGTAAAGTGGAGGCGCATGAAATTGAGGGTGGCAAAGCCCAAACGTACTCGCTTGAGCTCAAGGACGGTGATTACGCTAGTATTTCTTTGCCACAACAGGGCAAATTGAATATCACTGTTCTGCGTCCAGATCGTTCCGTGATGCGCCGCTTCCCGGAACCCCTCGAAGATGCAGATAAACAATATGCATTCGTCGCCGAGGGTTCAGGAACCTATTCGATTCGTGTTGCTAATCCTGAAACGCAATCTTCCAAGTATGAGTTGAGGCTGGATAAAGTCCTTTCAATGAATGCGCGACTCCAAGCGCCTACATCCTGGATAGATCCCAATCCAAGCCCGCGGATTGAGGCCCTTCGTCAACAGATCCTCCGCGACCACGTCGGTACTGGTGACTTCTGGAAGCAGGTCGCAAAGGAAGGCACGCCTTTGGTCGAGCCGTTTGGCTCCAATGGCAAATATCAATTAGTGACCTTTCTGTGGCGTGCCACATATGACACTAGAAATGTGCTAGTGCTGGGCTCTTTGGCTGTGCCTAATTTGCCCCGCACGCAATACGTGATGCATCGTCTCGATAACACCGACGTGTGGTACTGGACAGTGAAATTGCCAGCAGGTGCACGCTTTTCTTACCACCTCTCGCCCAATGATTCACCTAACGAGGATCAGCGCAGCGCTACCGCGCAGTCTGATCCTCTCAACGCGCATCGTGTAGAGTGCCTTCCCACTTCGACCAGATTCGCCTGCCGCAGTCTCGCGGAGCTGCCCGGAGCGCCGCCTCAACCATGGCTCGTGAAGAATGCCAGCACTCCTCAAGGCAAGGTTGAAATGTTCACTGTTCACAGTGAAATTCAAAAGTTCGATAGGTTGATCTCGATCTATACGCCCGCAGGCTACAGGTCCGATGGGCCTCTTAATCGTCTTCTTATGCTGTTCGATGGCGATGAATATCTCAGTCCAACAATGAACATCAGGACCACGATGGATAACCTGATTGCCGCCCATAGAATTCCTCCTACGGTTGTGGTGTTAGTTTTCAATCCTGACGGAAAGCGGCTTAAGGAACTTGTTGCCAATCCTGAATTCGCCGATTCCATGGCCAAGGAAGTAGTTCCATGGGTATGGGTGCATTACAGCGTTGCACACGACGCAACACAGACTGTAGTTGGCGGTTACAGCGCTGGCGGCTTGGCTGCGAACTACTTGGCGCTTAGATATTCAAGCATCTTTGGCAACGTAATTAGTCAGTCCGGCGCAGTCTGGTGGTCGCCTGAGCAAGGCATCTACGATCGAGATCCAATGTATGACTCTAACTGGTTGGCGCGGCAATTTGCCGCCAGTCCCCGACTACCAGTGAAGTTTTACATCGAAGCTGGCCTATTCGAGATTGATCTTGGCGGTACAGGAGGCGACATTCTGGAAGCCAGCCGCGAACTCCGTGATGTACTCCAGGCGAAGGGAAACGACGTTCACTTCCATCAGTTCGCAGGCGGCCATGATGCTCTGACTTGGCCTGGCACGATCGCAGATGCCCTGATAGAACTCCTGGGCCGCTGA